Part of the Antechinus flavipes isolate AdamAnt ecotype Samford, QLD, Australia chromosome 2, AdamAnt_v2, whole genome shotgun sequence genome is shown below.
CAGGTAGAGATGAGGGCTGCGGGATGCTCTTTGCTGCATCCCTCCCCAGGTGGCTGATGCTGCCTTGGGCACTAGTGACCGCTGGGGTCCTCTGCCAATTTACTTAACCAGGGCTCCGGGTGAGTCCTGGCTATCTGGGAGGAGGAGACAACCATTTTCGCCAGTGAGGATTTCAGCCTGATGGGGGCGCCGATGTACCTGCCTTTTTCCAGTTTACACTCCTTCGAGCCTGGAAGGCATCGTCACGTGGTCCCAAAGGCCGTCCCACATTTGTTCCCACCGCCCCGCCCCCAGGCGTGCGACCTGGCTTACGTGCACCACGTACGCCAGAAGCCGTTAGCTACTCGTAGCGTAGCTGCGGTGGTGGCGCGTGCGCACAGAGAAGCTGCTGGGCCGCACCATTGCCAGTCATGTTGGGGCCCGAATCCGAGCGCGTGTTGCGTTACCTGAGCGAGGTAGAGGAGCTGGCCGAGGCGGTGTTGGCCGACAAGCAGCAGGTCCCTGAAGGGCCCGAGTACGAGGGGAATGTGTTTTTTAATTCCTGCCCTccttattcctttattttcccccttcaCTTTTCCCTTATCCGACTCTGAGCCGGAAGATTGGTCCTTATGCAGAGACGGAAACTGAGGTCTTGGGGTGGAGAGGGCGGGCTGGGCCAAAGTTGCCCCTCCGACACTTTCCCCTTTCTTGGCTCCACCGTGATGTCTGactttggggttttttccctAGATAGTGGACTTGGACTTGAAAAGGAACCAGAACCGGGAAGCTCTGAGGGCTCTGCAGAGAGATCCTAGCCCGTCAGGTAAGTCGTGGCGGAGTGGGGTCAGGGGTCATGGACGGCATCGCCTGGCGTCAGCACGCTTTTCCAGGGGTGAGTCTGGAGTCCAGTACCAAGTAGAAGGTGCTTTCTCCTCTGGGTAGAAGCATTTGTTGGAAGCATTTCAGCCCCTTATATATAGTTCTATGCTGAGCTTTTAGGAATGTTGAGTATAAGCAAGCCTGGCTTTACTGTGACTTTTAGGATCAGTATCACTTAATTATCTTTAATTCCACATATAGCAGTGTAGtgaagaggggaggaaaagaaaaaaatcaaatcaagcaaATGATATTTACATCTAAAATTCACATCACTTTTTTATTGGGTCCAGAACATACTATCACaaataaaaacaggaaatatCTTTGAGGACATGGTTCCAGATTCTTCCAACTTTTCCTAACTGTATAGTTAAAATAGGAATTTAGggcttttgtgttttgtttttttgataaatttttaaaaacaactccATAGAAGAAGAGATTAGAggtctctttttttgtttgtttgtttggcacCAAATTGGGTCTTATATTTTATCACCTTTCTCAGGGAATTAGGAATACGTGAAGTCTTAGAAGTATACTAATAAATAATAGCTGGCATATAGCACTTGAAGATTGTAAAGTGctatacatgttatctcattcaattcttataataaccctgtaagagaaatacaattatctgacttatagatgaggaaaccgggGCTAAAAATAGCTAGGTTGATTTGCATAGGTCAAACAGCCAGTAAATATAGGGATGGATATGAggccaagtcttcctgattccagatccagaaaTACTTAGTGTTTTATCAAGCTGACCATGGCACATTTACTATTTCAGATAAAGTGATGGTTTGTTTTGGAAACATGTTCATCAAGCTTCCCCGACCACGGACAAAGGATATGATTCAGAAAGGTAAGGAACCCTAAATTGTTCTGTGAACACTGTGGCTCTACCCCCCCAAATCAAATTTTACATAGTTTAGGCTTGGGTCTTAATTAAAGCTTATCACAAAGTCTCAGTCCCAGAAGTTTAATAGCCTTGATCCTAGAGATCTCATTTTGGAGAATATATCTCAAAAGAGATCAGAGACAGAAAGttgatatacatatacaccaaaatattcatactacatttttttttataatagcaaaaaacttgaaacaaagtgggTATGTGTTGGTTAAGGAATAGCTAtaagaaacaagaggaaaaattcaaagaaagataagatttgtttgaattgatgcagaataGTGAGATGGATCAGTAAAATCATAAACACAATGATTACAATGAAAAAGTCTTAGCCCTCAAAACCTTCTTGGAACCAGTTTTTTTAAGGGGGGGTTTGAGGGAAGAAGTTGTAGGGTATCAATGCAGAAGGATGAGGCCAAGAGCTGTATTCTTCACTGGAGAAGAAGGAATTGGACATCCTACCATCCTGATACAATGGGAAGAGTATTGACTGAATAGCCAGGATCTGGGGTTCCAGGCCTACAAAATTCTGCCTGAATCCGTAAAAAGATATTGctgtctgtgtgatcttggagaagACACAACTTTGTTGGgtcccaattttttcattttaaaaatagactagataatctctgatATTTCCTCCAACACCAACTTTCTAATCACTGCATAAAAGAAGCAGAATTATCAAACAGGGAAGAATAGttttgaaattatttgaaaacaaagTAATTGACAGAGTTCTTGGTGTGTAGtcctaaaaaagaaatttcacagCCTGATCCAACCTCTCATCTCCACACTTGTATACCATCTCTTCATTTTAGCTAGGTCCATTTCTTAGATTTGTCTAGCACACTACAGGTCCTTCTCCTGTCATTGTTCTCTGTAAATTGTATATTTAAGTTGTATTCTTAAAGGTTAACTCTAGTCCTTACTTCTGCATCTTGTCACTTGGTGTGTTAATCTGTGCCACTCAATAGACATTTAAATATTTCCAGCCAGGTGCTCTTTGGATGTTCTCATTTCTTTAGGTACTACATACATAGAAAGTGTTCCTATAATTCTTTGTTAATGGTGACGCTCTTGACATCCTCTCATAAGAAGACATTTCAAAGCTACAAAGAATTTTatgttggtttttttgtttgttcagtttttgtgaggcagttgggtttaaatgatttgctcaaggttacacagctaggattaagtgtctgaggcaggatttgaactcagatcctcctgactccagggctggtgctctatccactgcaccatctaactccctctccacccctccccccccccagctcccccAAGGGATTTTAGACAACATCTAGaacaatttaattgtttttcaaaggTGGAGTCAGGGAAAGTCACTTACCTGTGATCACCTAGCAAGTTGTATGTAAGCTTTGTTTTATAAGTCTATGGCTTCCTCCATGTTCCAATCCAGTTGGCATTATGGTTCATACATTCTTAGTCTTAACTAACTCCTTTTCCTGTTACACAACAGTAAGCTTCATAAGGCTGATTCCAGCAACATTAGACTGCTTCCCCTCCCACTCCTCAAAACAACTGCCTTTTTTCTGCTATTCTTTGGGACCTTGGTAGAGTATAATAGACCTCCAATTCCCACTCCTCCAGAATATTCTGTTGACAGACACTGTGGTGTTGTGTGGAAAGGTTACACAACTTGTTAGGACACCTGGAGTTGTCAtgatattcactagctgtgtgactagtggacaagtcatttggtcccagcttcagtttcttcctctctaaGGATAATGCTTCTTGCACTGCCTGCTTCACAgaataaagtgtttttaaaattgcaaagtGTTCTGAAAATGTtagctgctata
Proteins encoded:
- the PDRG1 gene encoding p53 and DNA damage-regulated protein 1 is translated as MLGPESERVLRYLSEVEELAEAVLADKQQIVDLDLKRNQNREALRALQRDPSPSDKVMVCFGNMFIKLPRPRTKDMIQKDQEHLDEEIEKLRKQLKKKVNRLLEAQGKPELRGFNLKPLSQEEMRALNVILKG